The sequence GGAGGTCGCTCCTACGCGCTCGCGAACGGCAACGCGACGCTGAACGTCGTCCCGACATCGAGCTCGATCCGGACGTCGATCATTCCGCCATACAGCGTGACGAGCCGCTCGACCATGCACAGGCCCAGGCCCGTGCCGGAGCCCTGCCTCCACCATCGTGCTCGCCCCGCACCACGCTCGGCAGTCACCCCGGCGGCTTGCACCTCGCGTCTCCACCCCGCCCTTCGCCGAACCCATCTCGCAGCCTCGTTCCCGCGCCGCGTTCTGAATTGACGCTGTACGCCGTAGCGCGTAGGCAAATCAAGCCGGATCGCATCGCAAGGAAGTGTAGCGCGGCAGAGCGAAAGGGTGGGACCGCGAGCGTCGTGATGCCTCGGTCCTGGGTCGAAAGAGCGTGGTTCGGGCGGCGCCGCGCGCGCTAAGAGGCGCATCGGCGTGCCGTGGGCATACGTGTCCGTCCGGGCGTTGGTCTGGCCCGGGAGGCGCGTCGCGAGACGCTCTACGGCGTCACCGAGCGCCTTGCGGCGCACAACGGTGCTTTTCCAGCACGGTGGTCCCCGGTTGGGAGAGCGGGCTGGAACATCGGTCGGCTCGCCGAGCGCGGAGAGGAAGCGGACGATGTTCCGGGGCTCAGTGACCATGGCGACGAGCCTCATCCGCCCCTTGCAAGCTGGGCACTCGAGGGCATCGATCGCACATATGCGGCGCAAGAGCTCGGCGCGGTTTGTCGACCGCCCGATAGCCGCCACGCTTGCGT comes from Sorangium aterium and encodes:
- a CDS encoding ATP-binding protein, coding for MQAAGVTAERGAGRARWWRQGSGTGLGLCMVERLVTLYGGMIDVRIELDVGTTFSVALPFASA